The DNA window ACCATCTTTATGTATCCAGGGCTTGCCCCTGGGCTCATCGCACCCTCATCTTTCGTGCGTTGAAGGGACTGGATGGACTGGTTCCAGTCTCGGTCGTGCATCCGGATATGCTGGAGAACGGCTGGGAATTTCGTCCCGGCAGCCCTCAGCACCGTGATGAGCTTTTTGACTCGTCGTATCTTCACCAGATCTATACTCGTGACACCCCCGACTATACGGGGCGCGTTACGGTGCCAGTCCTGTGGGACAAGCAGCAGGGCTGCATCGTCAGCAACGAATCGGCGGATATCATCCGTATGTTCAATGGGGCGTTTGATTCGCTCGGCGCCCGCGACCTTGATTTATACCCGGATGAATTGCGGGACGAGATTGAGTCGGTTAATAAGCGGGTCTACGAGACCGTCAATAACGGGGTATATCGTGCAGGGTTCGCGACGAGCCAGGAGGCGTACGAGGAGGCGTACAGCGCGCTGTTCGATAGCCTGGATTGGCTGGAGGAGCGTCTGCAAAAGCAACGTTACCTGGTGGGCAACCGAATGACCGAGGCAGACTGGCGCCTTTTTACAACCCTTGCCCGATTCGACGCTGTATATTTCAGCCACTTCAAGTGCAATCGCGATCGAATTGCTGATTTTCCGGCCCTTGGCGGCTACCTGGCCGATCTCTACAACGTGCCTGGCGTGGCCGGTACCGTCGATTTCGCCCAGATAAAGCGCCATTATTACCACTCCCAGCGAACCATTAACCCGAGTGGCATTGTGCCGGTGGGACCTGCGTTGGATCTTTCCGGGGGAGAGTGGCGCGCCAAATTGGGTGAGGCGCCGCCGGGGTTAGGTTGACCTGCACAGGTTCGGTTTGAAGTTGAGTAGCCCCAGATGATGTCGAAGTACGGCTACAAGGTGCTGAGCTGGGCTCAAACCGAGCGGGACACAGCCAGTTCGGTCAGCGCGAGCAGCGAGTTTTTGCTGGGGGATGGCGCCAGCACGTCAGTGCAGCGGGTCGCCAACTCTGCCTGCTCCCGCGCCTTGTTGAGCGTATAATTGATTGCACCGCTATCCTTGACGATCTGGCAGATGCGCTCAAGATTTTCCAGGCCACCTTTGCGTATCGTTTGCCGGATCAGTTGCCGGTCAGCT is part of the Hydrocarboniclastica marina genome and encodes:
- a CDS encoding glutathione S-transferase family protein translates to MGLLVDGKWHDQWYDTSKHGGKFVRESAKFRNWVTADGTRGPSGTAGFKAAADRYHLYVSRACPWAHRTLIFRALKGLDGLVPVSVVHPDMLENGWEFRPGSPQHRDELFDSSYLHQIYTRDTPDYTGRVTVPVLWDKQQGCIVSNESADIIRMFNGAFDSLGARDLDLYPDELRDEIESVNKRVYETVNNGVYRAGFATSQEAYEEAYSALFDSLDWLEERLQKQRYLVGNRMTEADWRLFTTLARFDAVYFSHFKCNRDRIADFPALGGYLADLYNVPGVAGTVDFAQIKRHYYHSQRTINPSGIVPVGPALDLSGGEWRAKLGEAPPGLG